From the Haladaptatus sp. DJG-WS-42 genome, the window AGCAACTCGGCGTCGAACCGCTCGGTACGCTGTAGCTACTGGGCTGCTTCGACGGCGTCGATGGCTTCGATGCCGTGGACAATCACGTCGGGTTCAAGTCGGTCGCCATCTTCGCGCAACTCGGCTTTCGTAAACCAGTGCCACGTCTCGATTTCGCCGTCTTCGGGTGTGATGTCGCGGTGTTCGACTGACCCAAAATAGACGAAATCGATGTGCTGGTGGCCAACGTGTTCTGCAAAAACGTTCACGTCCGCGAGTTGGAGATGGGCGGGTTCGGGGAGTGGTTCGACGGTGAGGGAAGACGCACCGGTTCGCTCTGCGAGCAGGGTCACGTCCAAGCCCGTCTCCTCTTTCACTTCGCGGATGGCGGCTTCGTGGGGGAGTTCGTCGCGGTCGATGTGGCCACCGGGCGGGAGCCACATGTCCAGATGTTTGTGGTCGTGGAGAGCTGTGGCTCCGTCGTTGACGATGTAGACGGTCGAAGTGAAATGGCGAGTCGTCTCCATGGGTCGAAAAAACCCGGAAAAGCCGTCAGTGTTCCGCTTAGATGACCTGCTCTTCTGCTTCGAGCAGTTCGTGGTAGCGGTTGCGGATGGTGACTTCGCTGATGTTCGCGATATCAGAGACTTGGCTCTGGGTCACCTTCTCGTTCGAGAGCAATGCGGCGGCGTAGACGGCGGCGGCGGCGAGGCCGACCGGCGACTTCCCGCTGTGGACGCCTTGCTGTTTCGCGGTTTTCAGGAGTTGTCGGGCGCGCATCTCGACCTCGTCTGAGAGGCCAAGCGAGGAGGCAAAGCGCGGGACGTAGCTCTCTGGGTCAGCGGGACGCACTTCGAGTTTGAGTTCGCGGGCCACGTAGCGATAGGTGCGCGCGATTTCGCTCTTTTCAACGCGAGAGACGTTGGTAATCTCGTCTAAGCTCCGGGGCATGCTCGCTTGGCGGGCGGCGGCGTAGAGCGCTGCCGTGGCGACGCCCTCGATGGAGCGGCCGGGCAGGAGGTTCTCCGTGAGTGCGCGGCGGTAGATGACCGACGCGGTCTCACGAACGTCTTTCGGGAGGCCGAGTGCGCTGGCCATGCGGTCGATTTCGCCGAGCGCCTGTTTCAGGTTGCGCTCTTTGGAGTCACGCGTGCGGAAGCGTTCGTTCCACTTGCGAAGCCGCTGCATCTTCGCGCGCTGGCGGGAGCCGAGGGATTTACCGTAGGCGTCTTTGTTCTGCCAGCTAATGTTCGTTGACAGTCCCTTGTCGTGCATCATCTGGGTCGTCGGTGCGCCGACGCGGGACTTTTCGTCGCGTTCTGAAGAATCAAAAGCGCGCCATTCCGGGCCGCGGTCGATAGTGCCTTCGTCTACGACGAGGCCACAGTCTTGGCACACCGTCTCGCCGTGTTCTGCGTCGGCGAGGAGGTTGCCACTACATTCCGGGCAGACAAGCTCTTCTTCCTGTGTTTGTTCGGGCTGTTCTCGCTCGCTCGTCCGCTCGTCTGTTCGGGTTCGAATACTCGTATCAGTCATTGTCTGGTGTATCACACTGCAGAGAGAAGTAGCAGAGACGGCGTCGATACACCGTTTTGTTGTATCTCTGGCGACTTAAATGCTTCGGGCGAATCAGGCCTTCTGTCTGTCGATTTCGACAAATTAACTGAATTCAAATTTACTTCGGGTCAGTGTACCTGTCAGGCGTTCACGTCCTGAAACCCGAGCATCGAAACCCTTACCGCTTGCCCGCGTGTGCAAAAAGCCATGAGCGATACGGTTGTCGACGCAGACGAGGTTCGCCACATCGCAGACCTCGCGCGCATCGACCTTGACGACGAGGAGGTCGAACTGTTCGCCCGACAGTTCGGGGACATCCTCGACTACTTCGGTGCGCTTGACGAAGTGCCCGAGGTTGAACAGGAGGCAGACCTTGTGAACGTAATGCGCCCCGACGAAGTTCACGACGGGCTCACGCAAGCAGAAGCGCTCCAGAACGCTCCAGAGACGGAGGATGGCTACTTCAAAGGACCACGCGTCTCATGACTGATCTCAATATCTTCCTCACTGAGGAGTCCATCGACGGTGCGGACGATGGCCCGCTTGCGGGCAAGACCGTCGCTGTCAAAGACAACATCTCCACGAAAGGCGTCCGCACGACGTGCGGCTCAAAGATGCTCGAAGAGTACGTGCCACCGTACGACGCAACTGTCGTCTCTCGCCTGAAGGAAGCAGGCGCGACCATCGTCGGAAAGACCAACATGGACGAGTTCGGGATGGGGACGACGACCGAAACCTCCGCCTACGGCCCGACACTCAACCCCCTCGACGAAGACCGCGTGCCGGGCGGGTCGTCTGGTGGCAGTGCCGCCGCCGTCGCCGCGGGCGACGCAGACCTCGCGCTTGGCTCTGATACCGGTGGGTCGATTCGCTGTCCCGCCGCGTTCTGTGGCGTCGTCGGCATCAAACCGACCTACGGGCTCGTCTCGCGCTACGGCCTCGTCGCCTACGCAAATTCGCTAGAACAGATCGGGCCAATCGCCTCGAGCGTCGAAGCAGCCGCCGCGCTCTTGGACGTGATTAGCGGGAAAGACCCACACGACGCGACCACTCGCGAGAAGCCCGACGTGACCTACGCTGACGCCGCAACCGGCGACGTTGAGGGCCTCACCATCGGCGTCCCGACCGAACTCGTCTCCGGCGCAGACGACGGTGTTGTCGAGCAGTTCCACGACGCACTCTCGGAACTCGAAGCGCAGGGCGCAACCGTCGAAGAAGTCACGCTCCCCTCCGTCGAACACGCCGTACAAGCCTACTACGTCATCGCCATGTCGGAAGCCTCCTCGAACCTCGCCCGGTTCGACGGCGTCCGCTACGGCATCTCCGGTGGCTACGAAGGCAACTGGAACAAAGCCTACGCCCGCTCGCGCGAGGCTGGCTTCGGCGACGAGGTCAAACGCCGCATTCTCCTCGGCACGTATGCCCTCTCTGCGGGCTATCACGACCGCTACTACAAGAAGGCACAGGACGCCCGTGAGTGGATTAAACAGGACTTCAACGCGGCGTTCGAGAGCGTGGACGTGCTCGCCAGCCCAACGATGCCAACGCCGCCGTTCAAGCTCGGCGAGAGTCTCTCTGACCCGCTTCAGATGTACCTCGCAGACGCGAACACGGTGCCCGTGAACCTCGCAAACCTGCCCGCACTCTCCGTGCCCGCAGGCGAAACCGATGGCTTACCAGTTGGCCTGCAGCTCATCGGTCCGGCCTTCGGCGAAGAAGTCATCATCCGCGCCGGCAGCGCGCTCGCCTGAGCTAACGTAGCTTTTTCTCGGTCACCACCGATTTTGAGCCATGGCTGACGACACGATGTCACTGGGTGCGTGGATTGCGATTGGTACAGGGATGGGTGCTGCGCTCGGCGTCGCGATGGACAACATTGCGATTGGCGTGGCGATGGGAATCGCAATGGGCGCCGCAATCGGCACGGCCTACCAACAGCAAAACGAGGAGTGAGTCTATCCGTTGTAGGCGAGGTTCATAATCCAGTGACTCAGGGCGTCACTGCGCGGGTCGATGTCTTCTTCACCGATGAACGGCGAGAGCAGGTCGCCCGCCATCAGCAGTGAAAAGTCTAAATCCTTGGGCGCGGGCGTGACGAAGTACGTCGTGTGGCCGTTGTACACCGCTTCCTCACGGCGGATGAAATCTTTGGCCAGCAGTGACTCCACGATGCGACTCCCTTTTCGGGAACTCACATCGAGTTTTTTCCAGAAGTCACTCTGGTAAACGCCACCCGTCTCGCGGATGAGTTCGAGTCCTGCCCGCTCGTCCTCGGAGAGTTCAGCCTCCGCTTCTGCCGTACTCATGGATTGAACCAATTGCCCCAAGGAGGTTAAATCTGACCTTCGACGGGTTCGTATTCGGTCGTACACGGCGACCCGGCGGCGAAGTCGTAGGTCCCGTCGCCGCTCGCGCCAATCGTGACGAGCGATGACGAGCGCGTGCCGTAGCCATCCTCATGGATACACACGCCAAAGTCGTGGTCAGAAATCGCGTCTCGCGCCCGGTGGAGCCAGCCCGTTGCAGTCTCTGCCGGCGTCGGTTCGAGCGCGTTGAGGAGACGAATCGCGTTCTGTGACTGCTGTTCACCCGCTTCGGGGAATCGCGGCGGCTCGAAGAACTCGCCGTCTATTCCAACATTGACGACGACGTGGACGCCGGGGTCGAGATTTCGAATCTGTTTGCGCCCGTCCCACTCAACGAACAACGCGGCGTTCGCATCCGCAAGCACGAGGTTGAACCCATCGTACTCTTGCGCATCTAACTCACGTTCGACGTATCGCGTCGCCGCTTCTGCCGTTTCGTAGGAAAGTGCGTCTCTGACGAGCAGGCCGCGCGAGCGCGGGGCGTTGAGTTCTGTCTCAATCCAGCGGTTGGTGATGGCGACGAACACGCCGTGTTCGTTGTAGCCAATCCACGTTCCACCGGCTTCGCTGTCGCCCGGCGCGACGATTTTTGGGTCGCCGTCGCTGACCTGCGGCGGCGTCGAGGGTCGGTCTACACGTTCGTCACGGTTGGCAGCGACGACGAGCGGCGTGTCGTCGAACACCTGCCACGCGAAAGTGAGCGTACACACAGCCCCTCATAGGTCGCGTGCGCTTCTAAACCCTTGGCGTGGACGTTATCGGCGAAGCGCCTCGCGCACTTTCTCGCGCTCGACTGTCCCCGACGCCGTTCGAGGCAACTCTGTGGCGAACCCAACCACGCGCGGGCACTTGTAGCCCGCAAGCGTGGCTTTGCAGTGGGCTTTCAGTTCGTCGCTGGTGACGTCTTCGTCACCCTCTGTGATGACGAGCGCACAGACGCGCTCGCCCCATTCAGCATCGTCGATGCCAACCACGGCCGCGTCGGCCACAGCCGGATGCGTGCACAACACAGCCATGACCTCTGCCGGGTCGACGTTCTCACCGCCCGTGATGATGCGGTCTGCACGCCGGTTCGCCACCCAGAGTCGTCCGCCCTCGTCTTGATATCCCATATCGCCCGTGTGCAAGCCGTACGCTGAAAAGGCGTCGACGGTCGTCTCGTAGTCGTCGTAATACTCCTTCATGACTGTCGGTCCGGAGACGACGAGCTCGCCCGGCTCGCCCGGCTCGACGGGGTCGCCGTCGTCACCGACCACGGTCACGTCTGAGCCAAAGAGCGGTCTGCCGACCGTTCCGGGATACGTAAACGCCTCGCTTGGCGTCGCGGTGGCAATCTGCGAGGCGGCTTCGGTCATGCCGTAGGTTGGGTAGACGGGGACGCTCTCGCGTTCGCATCGCTTGATGAGGTCGTCGGGTGCTGGCGCACCGCCGAGCAACACGAATCGGAATGAGCCAAAGGAGACGCCAGCATCGAGCAGGCGCGAGAGCATCACAGGCACGAGCGAGATACCCGTCGGCTGGTAGGTAGCGATGGCGTCGCCCACCGCCTGTTCGTCGAAGTCTTCGACTAACACAACAGTCGAACCGTAGCGCGCCGCGCGCAGAATCGGGGACAGCCCGCCCATGTGATAGAGCGAGAGGCAGACGAGCCACCGGTCGTCGGGGAGCGTGCCGAGGCGGTAGGCCGAGGCTTCGGCGCTCGCCGCAAAGTTGCCGTGGGTGAGGACGACGGCCTTCGGCTGGCCGGTCGTCCCGGAGGTGAACATGATGAGTTGCGGGTCGTCTGCGTCCCACGTCGCCGGCTGAACCTCTGCTGTCGGCTGAGAATCGAGTTTCGTGACGTGGTTTCTGCGACTTGCATCGAGCGACACCACCGAGACGCCCGTCCCCTCAGTTGCGGCGGCGGTCGCTTCTGTGTCGTCGCTACAGACGAGCACCGACACGCCCGCTCGCTCAATTTGCGGGGCGAGTTCAGCCTCGGTCAGGCGCGTGTTCAGCGGGACGAGCACCGCGCCCAGCCGCGCGACAGCGTGGATGAGCCGGACGTAGGCGACGCTCGTTTCGAGCAGGACGCCAACGTGGTCGCCAGGAAGCACACCCACACCGGCGAGGTGTCCGGCGGTTTCATTCACCGCTCTGGTCAACTCGTGGTACGTCCAGTGTGTGTTATCGCTGGCGTCGATAAGCGCAGTCGCGTCGGGCGAGGCACGCGCTCGCTGGGCAACCCAGTCTCGCATCATAGTCCACTCAGGACTGGGTGAACATTGCCCTTTCCCTGTGGGACCGCGATTGTGCCGTCTGTGACGGGCACGGGGTCTGACTCCGCCACATCCGCGGCAAGAAAACTTGCGGTGGCAAGCCCACATGCCGCCACGTCTTGCAGACTTGCGGCGAGATGCACTGCTGCCGCCCGCGCCACCGCGCCGTCAATCGTGGTCGTTACGATGCAATCGACACCGGCCTCGCGTGCGGCAACCGCCGCTTCACGCGCCACATCGACGCCGCCGAGGGCCATTGGTTTGAGCACGAGCACGTCGGCCGCCTCCGCGTCGAGAATTTCTGCGATAGTTCGCTCAGTGAGCGATTCATCGAGGCCGATACGCACGTCACCGCCGCGAAACCGGGCATGCTCTTTGAGGTGCGTCGCAGGGAGGGGCTGTTCGAGCATCGAGAGAGTTGCCTTCTCGAAGCCGTCGATTGCGCGCTTCGCCGTGGGAACGTCCCACGCGCCGTTCGCGTCAGCTCTGAGTTCGATTTGCTCACCAACTGCAGCACGGACGGCAGCCACGCGCTCTACGTCGGCAGCGACCGTGTCTGCGCCGACCTTGAGCTTGAGCGTACGAAAGCCGTCTGCGACCGCCTGTTCTGCGGCTTCGACAGTCTCTCGAACGGTTCCCGCGCCAATCGTCGCGTTCACGGGAATGGTTTCGACGCGCATTTCGCCGCCGAGAAATCGGTAGAGCGGTTGGTCTGTGGCCTGCGCACGGGCGTCTGCCACCGCGAGCGAGAGGCCGTGGCGGGCGGCCGGATTCTCTGAGAGGGCGGCTATCGCTTCGTCGACCTTCTCTGACTCAACCGCCGGGCGAACTGCGTTGAGCGCGATTTCACAGGCGTCGAGCGATTCAGTCCAGCCGGGGAGTGGTGTCGCCTCACCGAGGCCGGAGACGCCGTCTACGGTCACACGGACGAGAAACCCCTCGCGCGCTGCGATGCCGCCTGCGGCTGTGTTCAGGGGTGTCTTGAGCGGCAACGAGAATCGGGTGCGTTCCATCAGAGTACCGCCGGTGCGGCGAACCCGAGGGCGAACAGAATCGAGTGAATCGCAAGCAGTTGGCCGGTCTGTTCGAGCGCGGGATTGAGCGCCGCGCCGTCAGTTCGGGTCAGTACGGTCCGCGCGACGCGCACCGCAATCGGCAGCGAGAGGAGTGGCAGAAGCGCGAACTGCGAGTACGCCGGGTCGAGGGCGAACATTGCGGGCACGGCGTAGGCAATGGCGAGCATGAGCAGGTATTCGACGCGACTCCACCGGTAGCCGAGTCGCACCGCGAGGGTTCGCTTTCCGGTTTTCGTGTCGGTTTCTTTGTCCCGAATGTTGTTCACGACGAGAATCGCCGTTGAGAGCGCGGCGGGCGCGAGACTCGCCACCAATGCGGAGAGTGGGAGCGTTCCCGGTGGGACGGTCATTGGAATGCCCGCCACGGCATCGACGGCTTGCACGTAGTACGTCCCGGTTACGGCGACGATGCCGAAAAAGACAAACACGAACACGTCACCGAGGCCGTGGTAGCCAAGGGGATACGGGCCACCGGTGTAGGCGATGCCGCTCGCCACACTTGCGAGGCCGATGACAACGATGGGAAGCCCACCGACGGAGACGAGGTACGTCCCCGAGACGATGGCGATGGCGAAAGTGAGGTACATCGCGCGTTTGACTTCCTCTGGGGCGATGATACCGGCCTGTGTCACCCGGGTGAAGCCCTGTCGCTCGTCGGTGTCTGCGCCCTTTACGGCGTCGTAGTAGTCGTTTGCGAAGTTCGTCCCAATCTGGATGAGCAGCGCGCCAACGAGCGCGGCGAGCGCCGGCAGCGCAGCGAAGACACCGTTGTGGACGGCAAGTCCGGTGCCGACGATGACGGGGGCGGCCGCGGCGGGAAGTGTCTGCGGGCGGGCGGCCATCACCCACGCCTTCGTCGGCGAGATGGTCGCGGTGTCAGTCATTCTGTTGGCAGTTAGGAAGGCAGCGACATAGCGACTGTGGTTCTGTGGAACGCAGAAAGCAGTAAATTCGTCGTCTTGCCTACTCGACGACGCTCTCGGTTCCGGCGAGTGCGGGCGCTAACACGCGGTACATCCCCGGCAACGTCGAGAATCTGAGTGCAAGGTCGCGGGCGGTGATGTGCCACTTCGTCGGCGGGATGAGATAATTCGCCGTCTGACGGCCAGACGCCTGCTTTTCGCGCGTTTTCGGCTTCAGGTACGCTTCGTACGCTGCCAATCCGGCTTCGAGAGAGTCGGCCGCTTTGAGTTTCTTTGCCAGCACGTACGCCCCACCCATCGCCATCGACGCGCCCTGTCCGGCGAGCAACGAGACGGCGTAGGCAGCGTCACCGACGAGCGTGACGCGTCCTTTCGACCACTCATCGAGCTCGATTTGGGCGACTTGGTCGTAATAGACCGAACCGTTTTCGGGGCAGTGGTCGAGCGCGTCGGGGACGAGCCAGCCGAGGTCACCGAACCGGCGGCCGAGTTCGGCACACGGGTTCTCCGGCAAGTCGCTCTCAGGCTCGCGGTGGGCGAACCACGTCGCAACTTTGTCCCCACGAATCGGGTAGAAGCCAGTTATCTTGTTCGGGACGGTGAGATTCCTGAACTCGCCGTCGAGGGCGGCGCGAAACGACGCATCCTCGAAGATGTACGCCGCGGTGTGATAGCCGAGATACCGCAGATAGTGCGTCTCCGGGCCGAACACGAGTTCTCTGACCCGCGAGTGGATGCCGTCTGCGCCGACGAGTAAGTCTGCTTCTTCCTCTGTGCCGTCGCTCAGTGTCATCGAGACTGTGTCGCCGTCCTGCGCCACGGCGTCGATGGTGGTGCTGTAGCGCAGCTCCACGGAGTCGGGGAGTGCTTCGTACAATACGCGCTCTAAATCCCCGCGCATGAGCGAGAGGAGCCGCCCGTCTTGGAGGCGTCTGAACAGGTTGTAATCGGGCGCGGAGACTGGCTTTCCCGCCTGATTCACGTTTGAAATCGTGTCGATGGTGTACTGGGCGGCATCCAACTCGAAGAGAATCCCCATCCGCTCTGCGACGTCGTAGCCGGAGCTGAAGAAGTCTATCATGTACCCCTCGTCTCGCAGACCGGGTGCGAGTTCGAGGACGACCACGTCCCAGCCGGTCTTGTCTAACCACCACGCGAGGGTGAGGCCCGCGATTCCCGCCCCACAGATGAAAACTCCCCCAGCGTCTCGGGCGTCGTGACCGTCGTTCGCCGCAGAATCCACCATATATCAAAACAAACGAACGAGGTGCGTTTAGCTGTTACTTGGCTCTCGCACTCAGTAGTGCCACGGGAACACTTTTCTTGGGTGCATACAACGCAAACAAGAATTCTACCAACCGTACTCAAAGACTTAGACTCATAGGTAATTCAGAACGGCAGAATCATCAGTACGTCTTCAAAGACTCGAACTGCCAAGCGACGGATAGTAAAATAAAAGCAAGTGCGGTGACACCTATGCGCTAGTTGTGTCTGGTTTTGATTTTCAACAGGCTTCCTTCATCCTACTTATATTCACCTCGTACTTGGGCATCCAAACACACACTTTCCAGGTAAGAACCAGCATCAGAGAATCAATCGAACAACTGGATGATTACGAATTTCGTAGGGGAAGCGTGAAGCTAAAACCGATACTACACCGGTTCAAGTATCGAAGTCGATGGAGTACGTCAGAGGTGCAACTCCAATGGCGTACTCCTGGTAACCATGCAACAACCAGCAGTGTTCACGGGAGTCCTTTCTGGTGGCTAAAGCCAAAGGGTAGGGACGATTTTTGTAGAGCAGTCGAAAATCTAGAAAAAGTTGTGGATTGTGAACGAGACAGCAGAGGTATTCAGTTCACGATTAAGTCGAAGGATCCAGTTGAGGTTCGTCGCATTGTCCAAGCAGTGTGTGATATTACCGAAAAATCATACGACAACCAGCCGTGAGCAGGCTGTAAATTCATTCCGGTTAGGACATCAGACGTGTTTGAACACCATATTGGGCGTATGGAGATCTACCACTAGCACATCCAAGTTTGACAGTGTATATAGTGCTGGCATTGAGTGTGAATCAACTGACTCAATGCATTGAGGCCCGTAGGGTTACAACTGGTATTGACTGTGCTGTATGTACACCGTTCAATAGTGCCACGGGTACTTCGAGAAGTCGGGATCGCGCTTCTCGACGAAGGCCTCGCGGCCCTCTTTTGCCTCGTCGGTCATGTAGCCAAGCCGGGTCGCTTCACCGGCGAACACCTGCTGGCCGACCATCCCATCAGTATCCATGTTGAAGGCGAATTTGAGCATCCGCATGGCGGTTGGCGATTTTGCGTTGATTTCTGCGGCCCAGTCGAGCGCCACGTCTTCGAGGTCTTCGTGGGCGACAACCTCGTTGACCATGCCCATCTCGGCGGCTTCGTCGGCCGAATAATCCTTCCCGAGGAAGAAGATTTCGCGGGCTTTCTTCTGGCCGACTTGGTGGGCGAGATACGCGGAGCCGAAGCCGGCGTCGAAGCTTGCCACGTCCGGGTCGGTTTGCTTGAAGATGGCCTTCTCGGAGGCGAGGGTCATGTCGCAGACGACGTGGAGGCTGTGGCCGCCGCCGACCGCCCAGCCCGGCGTGACGGCGATGACGGGCTTTGGCATGAAGCGGATGAGTCGCTGGACTTCGAGGATGTGCAGGCGGCCCGTGTCAGAGGCTCCGGCCTCGTCGCCCTCGTACTGGTAGCCGTCGTCGCCGCGGATGGTCTGGTCGCCGCCCGAACAGAACGCCCAGCCGCCGTCTTTCGGCGAGGGGCCGTTGCCGGTGAGGAGCACGCAGCCAACATCCGTCTGGCGACGCGCGTGGTCGAGCGCGGTGTAGAGTTCGTCAACCGTCCCGGGGCGGAAGGCGTTTCTGACCTCGGGGCGGTCGAAGGCGATTCTGACGGTGCCCTGGTCGGTCGCGCGGTGGTAGGTGATGTCCTGAAAATCGAATTCTGCAATCGCGTCCCAGCGGTCGGGGTCGAAAATATCTGAAACCATACGACCACTCGGGTCGGGCGGCGCAAAAAGATTCTGCGCCGCGGCTCGCTTACAGCGTCTCGGTTACGCGTGCTGTGAGTTGCTCGCGGAATCGATGGCTTGCCTCTGCGTCCGTCTGCACTTCGATGACGCGAGTTCCGGCCTTGCCAACAGACTCCTCGAACGCCTCGCGGAACTCGGCTCGACCTTCTGCGCGCACAAAGTCGAGGTCGTAAAGGTCGCCAGTCGGCTCGAAATCCAGCCCGTGTGGTGTCTTGAACTGGCTCGTAAACGGTGGGTCGAACGCCTCGATGGGGAGCATGTGGAAGATGCCGCCGCCGTCGTTGTTGATGAGGACGATGGTCGCATCCACGCCACACCGGGCGAGCGCGAGCAGGCCGTTCATGTCGTGGTAGTAGGCTAAGTCGCCGGTCACGAGCACCAGCGGGTCGTCTGTCGCACTGGCCGCGCCGAGCGCCGAACTCGTGATGCCGTCGATGCCGCTCGCGCCACGATTTGCGAGCGCCGTAATCGTCGCTTCGTGGGGTTTTCCGAAGCGATCTGCGTCGCGCACGGGCATGGAGTTTGAGACGAACAGCGTCGTCGGGTCGGGCGCGAGTTCGACCACATCAGAGAGCACCGTCCCTTCGAAAAACGCCTCCTCGTGAGCGGCTGCGACGAGTTCCCAGTAGCGGGTTTCCGCTTCCTCGAACGTCTGTGTCCACTCGCCCGCGTCCATTGTGAGCGCCTCTGAGAGCGCCTCAGCCACCTGTGTTGGGTCTGCGACGACGAG encodes:
- the gatA gene encoding Asp-tRNA(Asn)/Glu-tRNA(Gln) amidotransferase subunit GatA, whose amino-acid sequence is MTDLNIFLTEESIDGADDGPLAGKTVAVKDNISTKGVRTTCGSKMLEEYVPPYDATVVSRLKEAGATIVGKTNMDEFGMGTTTETSAYGPTLNPLDEDRVPGGSSGGSAAAVAAGDADLALGSDTGGSIRCPAAFCGVVGIKPTYGLVSRYGLVAYANSLEQIGPIASSVEAAAALLDVISGKDPHDATTREKPDVTYADAATGDVEGLTIGVPTELVSGADDGVVEQFHDALSELEAQGATVEEVTLPSVEHAVQAYYVIAMSEASSNLARFDGVRYGISGGYEGNWNKAYARSREAGFGDEVKRRILLGTYALSAGYHDRYYKKAQDAREWIKQDFNAAFESVDVLASPTMPTPPFKLGESLSDPLQMYLADANTVPVNLANLPALSVPAGETDGLPVGLQLIGPAFGEEVIIRAGSALA
- a CDS encoding NRDE family protein, encoding MCTLTFAWQVFDDTPLVVAANRDERVDRPSTPPQVSDGDPKIVAPGDSEAGGTWIGYNEHGVFVAITNRWIETELNAPRSRGLLVRDALSYETAEAATRYVERELDAQEYDGFNLVLADANAALFVEWDGRKQIRNLDPGVHVVVNVGIDGEFFEPPRFPEAGEQQSQNAIRLLNALEPTPAETATGWLHRARDAISDHDFGVCIHEDGYGTRSSSLVTIGASGDGTYDFAAGSPCTTEYEPVEGQI
- a CDS encoding MarR family transcriptional regulator, with the translated sequence MSTAEAEAELSEDERAGLELIRETGGVYQSDFWKKLDVSSRKGSRIVESLLAKDFIRREEAVYNGHTTYFVTPAPKDLDFSLLMAGDLLSPFIGEEDIDPRSDALSHWIMNLAYNG
- a CDS encoding NUDIX domain-containing protein, giving the protein METTRHFTSTVYIVNDGATALHDHKHLDMWLPPGGHIDRDELPHEAAIREVKEETGLDVTLLAERTGASSLTVEPLPEPAHLQLADVNVFAEHVGHQHIDFVYFGSVEHRDITPEDGEIETWHWFTKAELREDGDRLEPDVIVHGIEAIDAVEAAQ
- a CDS encoding FAD-dependent monooxygenase, whose translation is MVDSAANDGHDARDAGGVFICGAGIAGLTLAWWLDKTGWDVVVLELAPGLRDEGYMIDFFSSGYDVAERMGILFELDAAQYTIDTISNVNQAGKPVSAPDYNLFRRLQDGRLLSLMRGDLERVLYEALPDSVELRYSTTIDAVAQDGDTVSMTLSDGTEEEADLLVGADGIHSRVRELVFGPETHYLRYLGYHTAAYIFEDASFRAALDGEFRNLTVPNKITGFYPIRGDKVATWFAHREPESDLPENPCAELGRRFGDLGWLVPDALDHCPENGSVYYDQVAQIELDEWSKGRVTLVGDAAYAVSLLAGQGASMAMGGAYVLAKKLKAADSLEAGLAAYEAYLKPKTREKQASGRQTANYLIPPTKWHITARDLALRFSTLPGMYRVLAPALAGTESVVE
- the gatC gene encoding Asp-tRNA(Asn)/Glu-tRNA(Gln) amidotransferase subunit GatC, whose protein sequence is MSDTVVDADEVRHIADLARIDLDDEEVELFARQFGDILDYFGALDEVPEVEQEADLVNVMRPDEVHDGLTQAEALQNAPETEDGYFKGPRVS
- the menE gene encoding o-succinylbenzoate--CoA ligase, which produces MMRDWVAQRARASPDATALIDASDNTHWTYHELTRAVNETAGHLAGVGVLPGDHVGVLLETSVAYVRLIHAVARLGAVLVPLNTRLTEAELAPQIERAGVSVLVCSDDTEATAAATEGTGVSVVSLDASRRNHVTKLDSQPTAEVQPATWDADDPQLIMFTSGTTGQPKAVVLTHGNFAASAEASAYRLGTLPDDRWLVCLSLYHMGGLSPILRAARYGSTVVLVEDFDEQAVGDAIATYQPTGISLVPVMLSRLLDAGVSFGSFRFVLLGGAPAPDDLIKRCERESVPVYPTYGMTEAASQIATATPSEAFTYPGTVGRPLFGSDVTVVGDDGDPVEPGEPGELVVSGPTVMKEYYDDYETTVDAFSAYGLHTGDMGYQDEGGRLWVANRRADRIITGGENVDPAEVMAVLCTHPAVADAAVVGIDDAEWGERVCALVITEGDEDVTSDELKAHCKATLAGYKCPRVVGFATELPRTASGTVEREKVREALRR
- a CDS encoding 1,4-dihydroxy-2-naphthoate polyprenyltransferase, which produces MTDTATISPTKAWVMAARPQTLPAAAAPVIVGTGLAVHNGVFAALPALAALVGALLIQIGTNFANDYYDAVKGADTDERQGFTRVTQAGIIAPEEVKRAMYLTFAIAIVSGTYLVSVGGLPIVVIGLASVASGIAYTGGPYPLGYHGLGDVFVFVFFGIVAVTGTYYVQAVDAVAGIPMTVPPGTLPLSALVASLAPAALSTAILVVNNIRDKETDTKTGKRTLAVRLGYRWSRVEYLLMLAIAYAVPAMFALDPAYSQFALLPLLSLPIAVRVARTVLTRTDGAALNPALEQTGQLLAIHSILFALGFAAPAVL
- a CDS encoding transcription initiation factor IIB — protein: MTDTSIRTRTDERTSEREQPEQTQEEELVCPECSGNLLADAEHGETVCQDCGLVVDEGTIDRGPEWRAFDSSERDEKSRVGAPTTQMMHDKGLSTNISWQNKDAYGKSLGSRQRAKMQRLRKWNERFRTRDSKERNLKQALGEIDRMASALGLPKDVRETASVIYRRALTENLLPGRSIEGVATAALYAAARQASMPRSLDEITNVSRVEKSEIARTYRYVARELKLEVRPADPESYVPRFASSLGLSDEVEMRARQLLKTAKQQGVHSGKSPVGLAAAAVYAAALLSNEKVTQSQVSDIANISEVTIRNRYHELLEAEEQVI
- a CDS encoding 1,4-dihydroxy-2-naphthoyl-CoA synthase, with the protein product MVSDIFDPDRWDAIAEFDFQDITYHRATDQGTVRIAFDRPEVRNAFRPGTVDELYTALDHARRQTDVGCVLLTGNGPSPKDGGWAFCSGGDQTIRGDDGYQYEGDEAGASDTGRLHILEVQRLIRFMPKPVIAVTPGWAVGGGHSLHVVCDMTLASEKAIFKQTDPDVASFDAGFGSAYLAHQVGQKKAREIFFLGKDYSADEAAEMGMVNEVVAHEDLEDVALDWAAEINAKSPTAMRMLKFAFNMDTDGMVGQQVFAGEATRLGYMTDEAKEGREAFVEKRDPDFSKYPWHY
- a CDS encoding enolase C-terminal domain-like protein, giving the protein MERTRFSLPLKTPLNTAAGGIAAREGFLVRVTVDGVSGLGEATPLPGWTESLDACEIALNAVRPAVESEKVDEAIAALSENPAARHGLSLAVADARAQATDQPLYRFLGGEMRVETIPVNATIGAGTVRETVEAAEQAVADGFRTLKLKVGADTVAADVERVAAVRAAVGEQIELRADANGAWDVPTAKRAIDGFEKATLSMLEQPLPATHLKEHARFRGGDVRIGLDESLTERTIAEILDAEAADVLVLKPMALGGVDVAREAAVAAREAGVDCIVTTTIDGAVARAAAVHLAASLQDVAACGLATASFLAADVAESDPVPVTDGTIAVPQGKGNVHPVLSGL